In Colletotrichum higginsianum IMI 349063 chromosome 1, whole genome shotgun sequence, the DNA window GGCCAACTGGCCAACCACGTGAGATTTGCCGCTCTCGAAACACACTGTGGCCATGCAACTAAAATCTAGGCTCTGCCGTGCTAGCTgacatacatacatacaaACCATAGTGTCGTCTGGTTCTGTCGAAGATCACACCCCAGCACGAACGCCAGAACCGCGACGTGGCTCCTGTGCCTAGGAGACGGACGGTGATGTCTCTCGCCAGCGACTGTTGATTGGTTTCCATGCGCatgaggagggggaaaaaatGTGACAACTTTCCCGGCGTTGGTATTAGGACTCTCTCCCAGACCGGCATCTGCCTGCCTCCTTCACGAGCCACAGCCAGACTAGCGGAGAACGACGGTTCACCGCAAGTCGGGATTGCCCCCGTTAGCTGTTGCAATTCAAAGGTCTCCCCAGCAGCAAAATAAGTTGGGACTCGTCCGATGTTGTCTTTCCGCGACCACCTTATTTCCGAATCAGTCCACCGTTtgttccccctccccccgcccctccccttaCTCACTTCCCGGCCCCGAGCttccgccggcgccgccgcggcatTCGGCGTTAATTGAAACCGACAGAGTTGTGACTGACGGATATACCGGTCGAAACCCCGTTCCTCttgccgcccgccgccgccgttggaaCATTGTAGGCGGGTCCCGTCATCGCCAGACaagccctcgtcgtcgtgatCGAGACTTTGCGTCGAATTGAACGAAGGTTTCCTCCCAGCGGCagtctcgccggccttggcgtcAGGGAAACATGGAGGCGCCATGTCCTGTTTTCACGCGACATGGGATAAACGTTTCAAGATGGGCCGCCAAACGGGAGCATCCGGTCGGCTCACTGCCAGTGGGAAGTCGTGCGACTCGACTTTTGGACTGAACTACCACCGCGCACTGTCTGGCCGAAGTGAAGAAGAATAACTGAAAGAAAAGGCAAAATTGAATGGGAAACATCACATAGGGCCGGGGGGGTCCGGGTGCCAGGCTGAAGATGATGGGATTCGCGGCGCGTGACCTTCATGTTCCCATTGGTTGTAAGTCTGTGCTGTCAAAATCGGGTCGTGTTTTGACTGGTCACGGCGAGAGGTTTGTTATTGTCGTTTCTTTACCTCTGCTGCCGTGTGTGTTTCCCCTTGGAGAATATGCTTTGCCCTTGTTTGGAGTTCAGACCGCGTTTTCAACTTTTGTTCTTTTTATAACACTTGCCCCGCTGCCAGCCCGGAAACGGGATCACAACAGGTATCCAGTGCTATCGAGAAGCATTTTCTACGGTTATGTTTCTCCCTACGTACGTACAAAACTCGATGAGCCGCACGAAGAGACGTGAGTTTTTGCCGCATCTTGAGAGCCCAGAGAACGTATGGGATATATGTATGCAGTCTTACTCAGCCCGGCCCCATGCCTGAGAACAACGGGGGTAACATGTGGAGAATCAGGCTTTCGTTGCATAAAGTTTTAGACTACGTTTCTTGTCTATTCTTGGCGCCAATGTCGTGGGAGGGCAGTTGAGACGATATAGAGCCTGTTGACGTGAGGAGGCGTGCTTTGCATGATGGGTGGCCAGTACGGCTTTGCTGCCATTAGACTCGTAGGGGAAGATCCGGGGAGGGAGTGTGGCAACAGAACGAATAGTTGGTTGGTACCTGGCACGTCCAGGCTTCATGGGAAGGTGACGAGAGGAAGCTTCAGCCGCTATGGGCCACATAGCAGCTGGTCAAAGTGTATGTATGTGGGGTGAGGAGTGTGAAGCATAGGCGCATAGACAGTTATGCTTCTCCATACTATAGGTGTTTCTTCCGGAGAGACAAAAGGCAAAGCTGTCGTCTGCACAGGGCATCTATCGATGTGGGAGCTTTGCAGCTatgccccccttcccccccttctttcgTTCGGCAACGTCTCCGAGTTgcaggaggagagggaggacgAGTGATAGGATCGGAGGCTGCTAGGGTACACAGGAGCTGGCGTGAGGCTCCTctcgcccccccttccgCGGACCGGCTCTGAGGAGGCTTCGTTGAAGCTAAATGCTTGGTTGAAGCTTCGAAGCTCAGCTTGTTTGGTGATAGACGAATGGCTTCGGCACGCTTCCGAGGGGCCCCGACTCGTTGCTCGTCGTGGATGTTATCTTGGGTCTATGCTCTCTACGTCAAGTATTCTGGGTATTTTCCTACGGATGAAGCAGAGAAGCCCAACGGGAATACGGAAGAACTCCCCCGAACTTGGAAGAGACCAGAAGAGCATTGCCTTTCCCTCCGGAGGATGGTCGCTGTCCTTTCAAGCCATGcggatgacgaggccgagaacatcaggaaTCGGGACATGGCCGATGGAGAAACACAGAACTTGACGAGACTGGAAAGTGGCAAAGAAGCATCGCATTGCTGAGCAGTGGCCAACTTTGCTGCTGGCAAGATACCGTTCCAGACTGGCCCTCTCATGCTGGGTAGCTCGAAGCTCGAGTCGCCAGCTCTCCCGTCCCCCTCTCTCGCCCCTTTCATCTCATTGATTACTGCCGGGAAAGTAGGCGCACAGTTCACGGACGGCCTCGATAACGTCCCGTTTGGGTCGGGTGCCACGATGGGAACAACCTTCAGGCAAGTCTAGTTATGAAAACCAAAAAAATAGTAGCTGGGCGCTTTGCATGAATCCCATGGCTTTTCATGCTGCTTCATGTGGGCGATTATGGTCAAAGTGTTCGTAACCTAAAAGGGGATTGATGCTCGTCCACGGAGGGGCGGACATGTCGACTGTCGGAAACGAATCGTCGTGCGTCCCTCTTGTAGGATGTGAGGTTCGTGAaactcgtcgccgccgccagggaAACACGGTTGAAAAGGGGGGGCGGCCATCTTTGGTTACAttccttcctctcccctcctcctcctcctcctcctcccgcgaCTCCGGGCCCCTGCGTGCAAGGCGGGCGGGCGCGTGATCGATCACGGCCGACCAATCACCGGCGTATTGGAGCCGTGTGGGTGGGACTGAGGGTTGGCGCCGGGGCCGAGTGCGGTCGCATGTCATGCCGGCGGGCGGGGCCGGCGAGGGGCGGGGACGCGGGTTTGCGGCGCGGACTCGGATTGACCTATCACGTCTctcgagacggaggagaggagagatAAACTTGAGCGATGGGAGCCCTCGTGATGAGGCTTTTTTTCGTTTTCAGGCAGGCGGGAGAGGGAAATGTTGGTTTGCTGTAAGAGGCGGCTGGCTGTGTTATCACCAGACTGAGTGCGCTTATATATGTGGTTGAAGTACGTCGATTTGGAAGAGTCAGACATCAGCTATCTTGACAGTTGAAAATAGAGAGTCAATGCACAGCCAACACTGCAACCATGTCTCGCAACCCCCCGCAACCCCTGGCCACCATTCCCAGGGCCGATGAGATCGTCCCCATGGTCAAGCGCATCCTCGCGACCcagcgcgccgcccgcgaaCATGCCGCCGCGACCATACCCCCTGCCGAGGCCACATTCTCCAGCGCCATCGCACCATTCCTCGCGGCTGACGACAGTACGCAAGGAGAAACGGGGATTTTCACCCTGCTCCGCTTCTCCGGGCCGGACAAGGCTACTCGGgaagccgtcgaggaggggTCGAGGCTCTGgtccgcgtcgacggcggagAGGTTGCGGATGACGGAAGTATACCACCTGGTTCAGGCTGCCAGGGACAGGAACGAGGAGTTGGGAtacgaggagaagagaatCTTGGAGGATCTGTGGTTGGATTATCGCGAGGCCGGGCATGGCACCCTCGATGATGAGGGAATTGCGGTTTACCTGCAACGGAGGGAGAGGGTTGAGAAGTTGAAGGAGGATTTCCGGCGGAACTTGTATCAAGGGGGCGGCGGGTTGTGGTTTGACGAAGCAGAGTTGGAGGGCGTTCCGTTACAGGAGACGGAGAAGTGGAAACttgggagagaggaggaatcggaggaaagagggaaaaggttCGTGACACTAGAGAGGGCGGACTATGATGCTGTCCTGCGGCACGCACGCGACCcggagacgaggaggcggatgTATGTGGCGTCCGACAACAGGTTCCCGGAGAACGTGCCGCTGTTCAAGGAGATGCTGGTGTTGAGAGACGAGAATGCGAGGCTGTTGGGGTACAAGAGCCACGCGGACTTCCGCATGGAGAGAAAGGTTGCGCCGTCGACGGAATGGGTGGAGGGGTTCCTCGGGCGGCTGAGGGAGGAGCTGATgccgagagggagagaggagatgAAGAGGCTCGAGGCAAAGAAAAGGGAGCATCTCAAGAAACTGGGTGGCTTGACTGCAGGCTCGGAGGACGAAGCGAAGGTTTTGCCGTGGGATTTTGAGTATTACACTCGTcttctcgaggaggaggccgacgtcgaccaAAAGAGTATCGCAGAGTACTTCCCACTGCGGCATACGTTGTCCGCAATGCTGGATCTCTTCACCGCTTTCTTGGGGCTGGAGTTCGTCTCGATCCCCGAAGAGGACCTGGCTGGGAAGGTCTGGGACCTGGCTGTGGAGGTTTGGAGTGTttgggaagggagaggggagaggaagggggagtTCGTGGGATACCTTTATGCTGATGTTCTCTGGAGAGAGGGCAAGTATCGGACTGCGTGCAATGTCAACTTGCAATGTGTAAGTGGGGGCCGTGAATCAGGTCAAACGAGCGACCTTAACTAACGGGCTCTCAGGGATATGTCAAGGAGGATGGGAGCAGAGTATACCCCGCAACGGTCCTCATGTGCGCCTTTCAACCCCCAACGGCGGCCTCATGTGCGTTGTTGAAGCACCGCGAGGTTGTGACCTTGTTCCACGGTATGTCGGTATCACATTCCGCTCTTGACCCCTCATCACTCCGCGGTTTACTCGGGAAAGACTGCTTAAAATTTGGACCAGAACTCGGCCATGGTCTCCATGACCTCGTCAGCAGGACGCAGCACACCCGATTCCACGGCACGCGCGTGGCGCCCGATTTCGGCGAGGCGCCCAGCACGATGCTGGAGAAGTGGTGCTGGATGCCTGACGAGCTGGTCAAGATGAGCCGGCATTACACGCGGGTGGACCCGGCGTACATGTCGAAATGGAGAGAGGACCATCCTGCCGGCGGGGAGCCGCCACAGGAAAAGATCCCGGAAGCCCTTGTGGAGAGGTTGGTAGAGAGTCGGGAGTTGAATCGTGGACTGTGGTTTCTGCGGCAGCTGTGAGTCGAAGTTATCCCTTGGTCGTCAACTTTCTCTTGGAGATTGGACCGACAGCTCGCCGATATCAACAATCGGGTGGTTAGAGTGTGGCTTTCGATAACAGTGCTGATGACAGACAGGGTCTTTGCGATATTTGACATGGCTGTTAATAACCAAGAATCCACCAAGGCGTTGAGGGAACTTGACGAAGTCAAGTTCTTCAACGACCTCCAGGACTGCCTTACCTTGAGGCCTAACCCAGATAAACGGGGTTATGGACTCGTTCATTCCACACACCTCATCGCACTTTACGACGCAGGATACTACGCCTATCTAAGGTATGTGTAAAACGTCATCTCATTTCTCGCCCCTCTTATCTCGTGCTGTCCCGCCCGGCACACATCTCGGTCCTCCTGTTCCCATTCTGCCCACAAGCGCTGACTCTGCCACCCACCAAAGCGCCCAAGCATTCGCGGCGGACTTTTTCGAGACGTGCTTCGCCCGGGACCCTCGCAGTCCGGAGGCGTGGGACCGGTACCGGCGACAGATCCTGGAgtgcggcggcagcaggaACGCGATGGAGATGATGACGGAGTTCCTCGGCCGGGAACCTGGCCCGGGTGCCCTGCTGCAGAGTCTTGGCTCAACGAAGGAAGACAGAAAACCTCTGGGGGGTTGAATTTGAGCTGGGGTTCTTTCGACCGGAAACTGTACCCCGCTATCTTGTTTCTCATGCCTGCGCTTGGTTGGTTATACTGGTATCCCAATCGTGGTCTGACATCCCTAGATTGACGAAGTACAAGCATCTCAAGACGATGGGTCTAGTTGAGTATGGGATGGGACCCAAATGGCCAAACTTAGGAGACAATGTCAGTATATATCTAGTCGCAAGATACACAGACAATTAATGAACAGATACCCCGAAAAACTGATACATCTTCTTGACGCCACAACTGGACCGGATGGGAGAGCACCAACACTTCAATTTGCCGGCAGACGCAGGGAAGGGGCTTACCAACCACGAAACGGCCGATGGACCGCTTTTTGTCTTCCGCGCCGGACCCCCCAAGTGGGTCTACGGATCCGGCCCGGCCGAAACTGGTTCGGGTTGCTTGCAGATGCTGCTAAACACTTATCTCTTGTAAACGTTGTTAAGTGCAGAGGAGGAAGCTAGGTTAAATAACTATTCTTCTGTAGCCTGCATTGTTCCTCAAGGTTGTGTTCTGCAGGTATGCGCAATATCTGTTTCGTGTTCACCGTCAACGGTACCTGAACAGGCTGCCTCATGACGACCCAAAGACCCGGATAGTCGATACCTGCATCGTTAGACTGATATAAGAAGAAACTTGATGTCTTTTAGTCTTTCACTGCGATTAAAGAACTCAACACGGGATTTCATGAGATGATCAGACATCGGCCTGGCGTCCTGCATTTTACCTCATAACGTTCTCTTGGCACAAGTCCGACAGAAATTCACATGTGTCCAAGAAAGGATGACAGTAATTCAGCTTTCGAGGTCCGTCAGCGTGGGTCGGTGCGTTGCTGATGCTCATGAGCGTCTTGGCCTTCCGGTCTTTCCCTCCTCGCTCGTTACAGCCGGGTCGACTCATTCCAGCGACATTTCCATCTGCCTAGAAACAGAAGCCCTCGGTAAACCCGGCGGCGGTTGAGCAGGTCCCTGAACGCCCCGAACGCTACCCTTCGTGTTCCGCGAGCAGTTCAGCTGTAGTACACATGCCCATGAATAACTATCGCGTCACCTTCACGTATGCCACCTATTACGATCATTTGTCATCATTGTGACTAGCTACCTAGTTATCAAACAGGTGGCCCCTCCCGAGTCGAGCATTCTCTCCCTTCTTCCGACCCTCATGAAAACCTCGCACAAGAGGGATATGCATTAGGTATCGATCCGTCCAACGCctcgagaaagaaaaaagcaaGTTCAAGGTGATTCGTTCCCTGCCACGCCCCAGCCCATCGGATCTATCCTTGCCAACGGAGGGGCTCTCGCAAAAGCCAGAGTGGCAATTTTACAAGAGCCAATATCCCTTTGCAAATGTGAGAAGTCGGACCTCGAACAGGGGTGTGGAGGGATATATAAGCAAGCAAGACCCGAGGGTTTTGTCTCGAGCTCATAGTGTACTTTTCCATCCGGTACCATGcgaaggaaaaaaaagaaaagaaaaaaagcgACCGAGTCTGCTGTAAGCCTCTGCCCGCTCGTCCGCGGGTCAAAGATAGTCAACAGGTCAGATCGCGCGGCCATCGAACCGTTATATACTCTGACAGGTAGGTGGGTGTATGGGCAACTCGTCTGGTACGAGTGATGTGTTGAGCGAAGCTTTGCTACTTAGAAGCCGGGGCGATATTTGTAGATCGACTTTCCGGCTCTCGAGTTCTCCTAGATCTTGGGCGGCGGAATGGGCGTCTCCTTCTTGCTAGACTTGGGCTCCTCGGCCTTTTCCGACTTTCTGCGCTTGCGCTTCTCCTTGGGCGTCTCCTCAGCTGCGGGAGATGGCTTGAAAGGAATCTGAGTGGATACACTGGACTGGCGGCGAATGCTGGGGGGCTGAATGGGCGTCTCCTTGCGAGCAGAAGCAGTTTGGGAGGTGTTGGAAGTGGCCGGTTCATCTCCCTTGGACTTCCTGGAACCCTTCGACGTGGGCTTCGGCTGAGGAGTCGAGATCTGAGGGGTGGGGCTGGATCTATCAGAGATGTTCGAGAAAGAGTAGCTGGCCTTCGGGATGGTGGGCGGAGGGATAGCCGTCACTTTCTTGACAGAAGCCTGACCGACCTCTGGGGCGGAGCTTTCAGCGGCGcgcttgagcttcttggccttcttttCGGCCGAAGCAGCCTCCTTGACCAACTGGGCGGAGgggtcctcctcgtccgcaGGGACCTTGCGCTTGGATGCCTTCTTGGATTGATCGGGAGTAGCGACAGTACTCTTCTGGCCCTTCAGCAACTTCGGCTTTGGGTTGGAGCCCACGCTCGAGATCGACTCGATGCTATCGCGTcgcttcttgctcttcttctccttggtaGAGGGCAGAGGCTGAGAGTTGGGGACCTCAATGACGGTAGACTGGGAGTCCGAAACAGGGTCTTGTGCGGCCTTGgacttcttcttgtccttctttgCGCTCTTGGGCGTAGGCTCGTCAATATCCATGGCATCGTCAAGGGAAATCGCAGCTTGAGTCAACACGCGCTTGGATATTTTAGAGCTGGACGGCAAGGCAGGAGCCGGCGCCatgtcgacgtcctcctcgtcgttgTCAGAACTGTTTTTGTCGAAACCGATTTTACCCAAGGGGATGTCATCAGGGACACCAATGGGGTGGAAACGAGCTCTCAGGCCCGGAGGCTGAGGGCGTGGGACATTCGGCTGGATGGATCTAGCGGCGCGAGGCTCGCTACCGACCAATTGAGTTACACGCTTGACGTGCAAGACCTTGTCGATCTTTTGGGAGGCTGCACCTAGTTAGCGAGCTGCATCACGGGCGTcagggagggagagaagggacCTGCTTACCTTGCTCGTAGCGAGTGCCCTTCTTGTTAGGGATGAGAAGCTGCACGGCGGCGGATCCAACGTCGAAGCCGACGGTGTAGTCCTCGGAGTTGTGCTGGAAGATGGCATCACCGTTTTGGGCCTTGTCCATCGGAATctggagcttctcgacgacgttgatgggaatggccgccggcgcggtgAAGTACCAGAGCTGCTTTCCGTCGAGCTTAGCCTTGGCGAAGAAGTCGGACATATCCTTTCCGTCCTCGTCACCTTGCGCCTGTCTCAGGACGAAGTCCTTGCCGACGAAACCAGGAACGCTGAGATCGGCACTGTTGCGTCtggcagcaacagcagcggACTGGTCGGCCGCCTCATTGTCGGAGTCCTCATCAGAGCtatcctccttctcctgctcgtcATCGGACTCCTCTTCATCGGAGCTGGAGCTTGCTTCGCTGGAACTGGTCGAGGCAGGCTTGGTCGCCTTGGTGCCATTGACAACGGGCTTAGCAGCGGGCTTTGTCGGCTTTGCGGCCTCGTTCTCCGATTCACTTTCGGATTCGCTCGAAGAGTCGCTCGAAGAGGTGGTGGAAGCTCCTTTGGCGGAAGCTCCCTTGGCGGGAACCTTCAATGCCGGTTTCTTCTTGTTGGACTCACTctcgctgtcgctgctgctgtcgctgGAGTCGGAcgcttcggcttcggcttcggaCTCTGAGGAGGACTCATCGGAAGAGCTCTCAGGCTTGACGGGAGTCTTCTTGGCAGGCGGAGCCTTTTGTTCGACGTCGCTATCGGCGACCTCATCTTCCTTGTCGCgcttggccttcttcagAGGGGTACCGGCAGGTTTGGCCGAAGAAGCCTGGCCATTGATCTTGTTCACAAAGCTGGGAACAGCCGGGCCATCTTCATCGCTGTCGTCGCTGCTACTGCTGGTGTCATCGTCATCACTCGATCCGGAAGCGCGAGGGTCGAACGTCTTCTCGGCATTGGCCTTGGACTgcgcggcgcgggcgaaTCTGGATTTGGACTGGCTGAGAGTGGGCTGCTGAGATTGCTTCTCCATTATGGCACTCAGAGAATGAACGCCATCGAGCTTGCGTGATGACATCGTGCCTGGGGTGGTTCGGAGGGCGTGACGCAAGAC includes these proteins:
- a CDS encoding peptidase family M3, which produces MSRNPPQPLATIPRADEIVPMVKRILATQRAAREHAAATIPPAEATFSSAIAPFLAADDSTQGETGIFTLLRFSGPDKATREAVEEGSRLWSASTAERLRMTEVYHLVQAARDRNEELGYEEKRILEDLWLDYREAGHGTLDDEGIAVYLQRRERVEKLKEDFRRNLYQGGGGLWFDEAELEGVPLQETEKWKLGREEESEERGKRFVTLERADYDAVLRHARDPETRRRMYVASDNRFPENVPLFKEMLVLRDENARLLGYKSHADFRMERKVAPSTEWVEGFLGRLREELMPRGREEMKRLEAKKREHLKKLGGLTAGSEDEAKVLPWDFEYYTRLLEEEADVDQKSIAEYFPLRHTLSAMLDLFTAFLGLEFVSIPEEDLAGKVWDLAVEVWSVWEGRGERKGEFVGYLYADVLWREGKYRTACNVNLQCGYVKEDGSRVYPATVLMCAFQPPTAASCALLKHREVVTLFHELGHGLHDLVSRTQHTRFHGTRVAPDFGEAPSTMLEKWCWMPDELVKMSRHYTRVDPAYMSKWREDHPAGGEPPQEKIPEALVERLVESRELNRGLWFLRQL
- a CDS encoding Metallopeptidase MepB; amino-acid sequence: MTDRVFAIFDMAVNNQESTKALRELDEVKFFNDLQDCLTLRPNPDKRGYGLVHSTHLIALYDAGYYAYLSAQAFAADFFETCFARDPRSPEAWDRYRRQILECGGSRNAMEMMTEFLGREPGPGALLQSLGSTKEDRKPLGG
- a CDS encoding DNA-directed RNA polymerase I subunit; translated protein: MQNALNRPGVAIAPAAAATPPKARANPANISEPLQDPRKFPAAPNSIVTTPSVHSSPVLRHALRTTPGTMSSRKLDGVHSLSAIMEKQSQQPTLSQSKSRFARAAQSKANAEKTFDPRASGSSDDDDTSSSSDDSDEDGPAVPSFVNKINGQASSAKPAGTPLKKAKRDKEDEVADSDVEQKAPPAKKTPVKPESSSDESSSESEAEAEASDSSDSSSDSESESNKKKPALKVPAKGASAKGASTTSSSDSSSESESESENEAAKPTKPAAKPVVNGTKATKPASTSSSEASSSSDEEESDDEQEKEDSSDEDSDNEAADQSAAVAARRNSADLSVPGFVGKDFVLRQAQGDEDGKDMSDFFAKAKLDGKQLWYFTAPAAIPINVVEKLQIPMDKAQNGDAIFQHNSEDYTVGFDVGSAAVQLLIPNKKGTRYEQASQKIDKVLHVKRVTQLVGSEPRAARSIQPNVPRPQPPGLRARFHPIGVPDDIPLGKIGFDKNSSDNDEEDVDMAPAPALPSSSKISKRVLTQAAISLDDAMDIDEPTPKSAKKDKKKSKAAQDPVSDSQSTVIEVPNSQPLPSTKEKKSKKRRDSIESISSVGSNPKPKLLKGQKSTVATPDQSKKASKRKVPADEEDPSAQLVKEAASAEKKAKKLKRAAESSAPEVGQASVKKVTAIPPPTIPKASYSFSNISDRSSPTPQISTPQPKPTSKGSRKSKGDEPATSNTSQTASARKETPIQPPSIRRQSSVSTQIPFKPSPAAEETPKEKRKRRKSEKAEEPKSSKKETPIPPPKI